Proteins from one Papaver somniferum cultivar HN1 unplaced genomic scaffold, ASM357369v1 unplaced-scaffold_158, whole genome shotgun sequence genomic window:
- the LOC113337037 gene encoding uncharacterized protein At2g39795, mitochondrial-like, with the protein MCMFLSRTTNIDYSFGPCSLLKVVETPREFPFKIEDKPGEQTITLTRQYWGDDIRVIVHMSADRSSTIERSGDVLDDQNHDKYKDSVGDPQSSIRLVVTGTNFLGTTLEYGVIAYPDDFSIDSFCIKYANAPDEENIYYRGPDYA; encoded by the exons ATGTGCATGTTCTTAAGCCGAACAACCAATATTGACTACTCATTTGGGCCTTGTTCACTACTTAAG GTTGTGGAGACACCAAGAGAGTTTCCCTTCAAAATTGAAGATAAACCAGGGGAGCAAACCATAACATTGACTAGACAATACTGGGGTGATGATATCAGAGTCATTGTTCATATGTCTGCAGATCGCTCTTCTACAATCGAGAGAAGCGGTGATGTGTTGGATGATCAGAATCATGACAAATACAAGGATAGTGTTGGTGATCCACAGTCCAGCATTCGCTTAGTTGTAACTGGTACGAATTTTCTCGGGACTACTTTGGAGTACGGTGTCATTGCTTATCCAGATGACTTCTCCATAGACAGTTTCTGTATCAAGTATGCAAATGCTCCGGATGAAGAAAATATATATTACAGAGGACCTGACTATGCGTAA
- the LOC113336998 gene encoding uncharacterized protein LOC113336998 isoform X2, with amino-acid sequence MIGIIPSTTNFLHEYMANRDMCSSDSSNPSPPTINQPTPEPIGTTLFNDEGIPVDPGIEVYRQRGHPLVSAEDIRNSGKNHKDFIWIPYPYTRFLQEWQGV; translated from the exons ATGATAGGGATCATACCCAGCACCACCAACTTCTTACATGAGTACATGGCTAACAGAGACATGTGCTCATCAGATTCTTCCAATCCTTCTCCACCTACTATTAATCAACCTACTCCTGAACCCATAGGAACAACGTTGTTTAATGATGAAGGAATTCCTGTCGACCCTGGCATCG AGGTATATAGACAAAGAGGACATCCACTTGTCAG TGCTGAGGATATCCGCAATAGTGGAAAGAATcacaaagacttcatttggattccgTATCCATATACTCG ATTTTTACAGGAATGGCAGGGAGTCTAG
- the LOC113336998 gene encoding uncharacterized protein LOC113336998 isoform X1, whose product MIGIIPSTTNFLHEYMANRDMCSSDSSNPSPPTINQPTPEPIGTTLFNDEGIPVDPGIEVYRQRGHPLVSAEDIRNSGKNHKDFIWIPYPYTRNGRESSSKLSYHT is encoded by the exons ATGATAGGGATCATACCCAGCACCACCAACTTCTTACATGAGTACATGGCTAACAGAGACATGTGCTCATCAGATTCTTCCAATCCTTCTCCACCTACTATTAATCAACCTACTCCTGAACCCATAGGAACAACGTTGTTTAATGATGAAGGAATTCCTGTCGACCCTGGCATCG AGGTATATAGACAAAGAGGACATCCACTTGTCAG TGCTGAGGATATCCGCAATAGTGGAAAGAATcacaaagacttcatttggattccgTATCCATATACTCG GAATGGCAGGGAGTCTAGCAGCAAGCTGAGCTACCACACATAA